Below is a genomic region from Rosa chinensis cultivar Old Blush chromosome 5, RchiOBHm-V2, whole genome shotgun sequence.
CccagcaaaaaaaaattctgatcaATTGTTCATGTTCTTAGCAATTGTTAATGTTCATCTTCTTGAACCCAGCAAAAAATCACACAGAAAAAACAAGAAATCCAGCAATCATTTTTCATATTCTTGAACccggaaaaaaaaatctgattaaTTGTTTGTTCTTGAACCTAGACCAAGcaaaaaaccaaaagaaaaaagagtccAACAATTTTTAATGTTTTGGAATCTAgaccagaaagaaaagaaacataaaTTTTGAAGCAATTTTTCTAATGGTCTTGAACCCAGACCAGACAAGAAAGGAAAGATGTGGCATTGAACCTTCAGCAGCAGTCTCTTCATCGAAATCAAGTGTTCTGTGACCCGAAACAACCAGTGAGACCAATACATTCAGCCTCATGCGGTGAGCACAAGCACCACCATGGTGTGGAGGCTGAGCGTGAAGAGGACGGCGTCGTCGTCTAAGCTCCAATTGGACCCCAACACCTCTCCAAATCTAATTAAAGTCACCTTCAAACCCACCATGGCCACATCGCCCTCCTCTTCCGCTTCATTTTCAACACTTCCAATTTTTGACATTTATCTGAGCAACCCAGAAACTCTGAAGAAGATAAGAGGTGAAGCgagtaaaaaaaaagataaataagtcattttaattaaaaatacgTAAAATGTCATATATAACCCTACAATTAgggcaaatcagtctttttatcATCAATTAGTGCCTCACGTGACTTAAACGTGCTGGAATTAACGGCACTGTGACAGAAAATGGATGAAGGTACGACAttgataagaaaaaatgagttcgggtatcacattgataactttgtaagttcgggtatTATATTGACAGTCCTCGAAATGTTCAGACACTGTTGGGGCAAAAAAACCCATTATtcaaaataagaaaattgaaaaactacCACTCTCCCAAAAAAACCTAAATCAGGACTAATCCAAGAAAAGGAAGGGAATAAGAGAATGGGCTTACCCAACCAGACCATTAGGAGCGGCCCAGGCAAGCGGAGGCCCACTGGCCAAGGCCCATCTCTTACCCTCACCTTCCCAAACCCGCCCGCGTCAGGCTTTGAGAAAGCAACCTCCTTCACCAATCCGACGGTCGGCTGTGGACCTCCACCATGGCCATGGTCAAGTCTGGACCCTGACTTGTACTCTGACCCAAATCTAATGACCTATTCTCCGACTACATAGGCTGACGCCTCCTCACCGCCGAGCCCGGCTGAAAGGATCAGAATCCTGATCCAAGCACTGTCACAGCCCAAACACCCTTAATCACTAACGGAGCCGGACACACCTAGAACGAACAATGTCGTCGACCGCCCCTGCCGTCGCTGTAATCAAAGTTCGTCACCGCTTGGATCGAAACCCGCCAACACGATCTGAGAAGCCTCTAAACCAAGAACCCCTCATAGCAACCATGATCAGAAAAGCCTCCGATCGAAAAACTCCCGCCGCACCCCACCATCGTCGTCGAGAACAAGCCCCACGCCGTCACCGTACCTCGTCACTCCCACAATCGTTGCCTTGCCTAAGGAAAGAACGCTGTCGCCGCTCCAagaaacctaggtttcgccCTTCGAGGTCGCTCCGCAAAACTCGGAGGCCTCCCCTGTCATCGTATTGGTTAGGTTCtcaaaataaaactttgattgagaaagaagatgaggagattacattaattcaaaactttttattgggggcaaCAAAAGTTTATCAGgttttattgccctccaataattttttttactacCCCTCAATGAATTATTAACCTAAATACGACCTAGATAATTTACCATGGAAAACtagaaaatttaaactcaaacatGTTACCATTACTAGATGATTAGTTAATGACCAAGAACAAAGCCTAAAGAAGAGACAAAAGTTAAAACAAAAACCTAAAATGAAACTTGGAAATAAACAACAACATTCTTTGATCAACCCTAAATTTTCACATGATGAAAGGGGAAAGGGTGGTGGGATTGCAGCAGCAGTGAAGCTATGGCTCATTTGAAAGACATTCCAATTTCAATAAAATCCGCCAAAAACTACACTAACCGACCAACTTTCAGATGAGGGTGAGCTGGTCACGCGCCTCCTCAATGAGCTCCTTAACTTGGCCACAGTTGAGGCTCTTCTCAAAGGCCTCCTAGTCCTCCTCTTCAAGCCAGACCTAGAGGTGTTGCTGAGTAAAGCTCTCAACGACTTTGCGGTAGATTTTAGGTGGTTCCTTCACTGTCAACGGtgatctgagagagagagagaaagcaagcGTTTCAAATTCCTCCTCTCATTTTTGCTTCcactaaaaaattaaaaaaatttattaatcaAACAGTTGAAATTGAAATCAAGGTTCTTCTTTATAGAAATGAAAGCAGAGCTTCCAGGCTTGATGGGATATGGAGAGTCTTCTTTTACAAACCTCTTCCGTCGACTGGTGGCTTTGCATTGCTTCGATCATTGTTGTTTTGGTCATTTACGGCAACTCCAATGCCCTGATAGGTTCCTCCTACTTGAAATATGACTTTCTGGTCtcgttttcaatttcaatttcgatGGCTCAGTTGTGAAGCAAGATGTCTCTTCCCTTTCCCCCTACTTATaacagaagaaagagaaaaggtgTGCGCCAGAGAGATGGCTGAGTAGTAGTctataaaataataattattctGAGCctaaaaatgactttttatcCTTAAATGGGGTAAGTGATAATTCTACTATGTTGGTGGGGTGAATGAGAATATTTGGGCTAAATTTGGGGCATTTGGTCAAGATccctttttttgtttgtgttcTATGCATGTCGATGTCGACAATTCAGACCACAAACACGTGGTAGTCTCCGACCACACTATCCTACACAATATCTAGTACTTTAATTGAGACACAATTGAAATTTTATAAAATTTGTTATGTAATTACTAATTATCATGATTAATCCCTTTTTTTTAAGGTAAAGATGAAATTGTattaataatttatacaattacAACTGTAGGACATTCGAAACAAACACAGAGCATGAACAAAATGTcagaatcaaaaccaaaacctgcTAGTCTATGAGCAACATGATTAGCACTTCTATAAGTATGATGGACACCTACAAAATGCAAATCACTTAGTAaatctttaatttcttcaacaaTGATTCTCAAAGTGGAGAAGTCTTGATCCTTTTCTGTCACAGCCTTAATAGCCTCTAAATAATCACTCATTAAAGCAACACTAGACATACCAAGTGCTTGAATAAGCTCCAACCCAGACTTAACAGCAAGATACTCAGTATGGTAGGTAGAGGATATATTAGGCACTTTATAAGCAAAACCAAcaataaactcacccttctcattaTGCAGAACACCTCCAATGCCTCCATGCTGTAATGAAGAAACATAAGCACGATCAACATTCAAGCACAACATACCACTCATGGGAGGGGACCAACCTACTTTAGCTTTTGTCCTCTTACTAGTTACAAGTGTCATGCCTTTATTAGCCTGAAGGAACTCTTCATACTAAGCCATGGTACAAGCACAAATTGATGAAGCATTTTTAGCATATCATCCCCCAATTTCATTCCTATTCTTTGAAAGACTGCATAAGAGCATCACCAGCTTAAAGAAAATTTTAGATGAGAGGGTAGATTCTTGTTCAAGAGGCaataatttaaatataaaaGGAGTAATGTGAACCTGAATAGAAAAAGGTGGAGCGGCAAGAATTGCCTGTGCAGTACGGGACCCACATAACACATGTCTAACGTCCTCACACCTGTGAGGGCAAAGCAGACAACCCATATCACATGTATAACCCTTCTTACTCTAACTCTCCCTAGTTGGTAACACATTATGGCAAGCTCGCTAGATACAGATAGAAACCTTCCCAGGAATCTTAGCTTTTCACAGTGTCTTCCAAAGAACATTAAAAGGATCACCAAGAGAAGAGGAAGCAAAGGAATCCCCCATCACCATATCCTGAGCTACATATATAGGCAGATTTAGTAGAAAACCTGCCCTTCTTCTCAAATGTCCAACTCAAACGATCTCTCCTATTTCTACTACTGAGAGAAATAGACAAGATAGCATCAACAACTTCTTGGGAAAAAAGATGTTGTAGAATATCAACCCTCTAACTCTTGGTGTCCGCATCAATTAAGGAAGAGTCTAACTCAATGTCACAAGCTACTGGTCTACAAAGTTGATATGAGAAATGTTTGGGATCCATTTGATCACTCCAAACattgaaaatgaacaagtaccaACCTGCCAAAGTAAACCATCCTGAAGCATAGTTCTAGCTTCCATTATATTTCTCCATGCATAGGAAGGGGAATCCCACTCCCCCAATATCTGCATCCAAAAAAGAACCATCCGGGAAATCCTAGCCTTATGCAAACGAGACAAGGAATTAGGATTAGTGATTAGCCTCCACCCCTATTTTGCAAGCATAGACAAATTATGGGCATGCAGATTCTTAAAGCCTAGACCTCCCTCACTTTTAGACAGACATAACCTATCCTTTGGCCTCTAGTGAATTTTATGATTAGAATCTGAACCTGCCCAAAAGAATTGAGCATAGAAAAATAATTTCCCCTAGTctgaccaaattttttttttggcacaatTAAACTTATCCATCCTTTTTGCCCTAAGACCCCGTGTTTTTCCACACTTGActgaaattttcaaaaactcAGCTTTCTTTCCATCGCGCCTCACTCGACCTAGAGGTTCATTCCACCATTCCACAGAAACTCAAATTGATTCATTCATGTCTCAAAAACTAGGAGAGGTTCTTTTGGGGGACAGAAGCTACAAACACACTTCTCGAGctgggttttggacaaagaaGAGTTTTCTCTGTGATGTCCGGAAcccgaatttaccagtttacaagtctttcgatgggtaaacgacttttacatttactttttggctccgtttcgacattttagggggccctaaaagtatactttttgttcgggtcaaaatttgagaaaatttccttcatgaaagttgtagaggacgttaaaccgagcgcgtgcatatgtggtacgtaaaaatcggagttcgtatacgaaagttataagcgaaatggtaaagttactgttcatggtaactttctataaataggacgagttactgtggtaactcgtcatttttctctctccccgattttctccccctcttcccccgcgtcgccttctctccttctttttccgatttcttcaccgtccggcgtccgattgacttgattccagttgtccttggaccgtctcttcctcctctatacgatggtatcagtgggtatcggcaatttggccggaaaaccccgaatttatgcaagcattgttactgtagcagtttgcttCCCCGGCGAAATTCCCCAGTTTTCGGCTATCTTCGGCGGTGAAATTGGCTCTATTAGGagcgcctcgagtcactgatcatcttccctcaagacttctagttggaatttccacgtttggaaggtgaatttgaaggatttccaaattggtgggtttggagatttccgggtttgtgttcatcggcaaaattggagcatttcaaggtattttctcacttggtcacagttatgaaaagtgcttagaatgttgagatgattctgtggttgaaatttggtggccggaggaggagttgggcgCTGCATGAACAGTGCGACggtgaatagtgcggtgtatgaacagtgacttatattctgtttttttttagctagttaaatcctatatttgttgtagaggttgtttgtgaagtttggtgaattttggaggaatttggaattgtttgtgattttctgaagtttggagttttgtgattgaattgtgggaaatccggccatcggatttccctcgttttcgttgtggaatatgtaaatcgaTGAATTGGTAATAGTGGTAAAGTTTGGATTGAATCCAAGAAGTGGATAGGtgatttatgaggatatgaTGGGGGAATGgtatttaatttccggattgttattcacgaattataattgtgtacagggcgacgtaccgagctattgctcgacgaaggaactcgtatgcatggtcgcctaaattgtactgtgagtggacatttattttaaattaattgtgcatgcagtatattagcattttccgattgagatttaatttataatttgaattattgagttttatggttttacgagatttatttatgaattacgagattagtattgaaattccttcccgagggcttttagtagatttttgagatagtcattcatgagttattgagttgaggaatgattttcgggaagtgactgattcagaaaatattatgaggattttggatttcgaatatcggtttttatgaggatttacgagtacgaatgtttcatcgaatatttgagcatgattgatttatcgagatttattgagctttgagctccgtacttatcagctttgaagttagattgagttttctttccgaaagcatttattgatttacagagtatttgattttatgctttcgaggatttattgagattttaaagttattttcagtttcttgaggaggctattcagtttattaaggaggccagttttggcgcatgcgtatcttacctagttggcagtcccttctaggtaatagtctggttggcagtcccttccagactacagcccggttggcagtcccttccagataacatgaggtagttagtcggcagtcccgtctactacttgtggttagtcggcagtcccgtctactacatgtggctagttggcagtcccatctatccaccgcctcctattccggttggcagtcccttccgttgcgtcatctgggtggcagtccctcctagatggcatgagatgactagacagcagtcctttctagtcatcaaacgagcctcatgaaaaggatgtgtttataaggattgaggatgagattttaagatatttcaagatgttcttgttacgtgattgagatttcagtaaagaggatgattaagagtgttttcaagattgttactgcatgcgagattttagagaataacttgggaaagcattaagttttacttatacatttgaaagtacttatttttcgtccactcactctaacggattttaaatgttttcccctgggcccttcggttttaaatgcccagtttgcaggccagtttagcttgaggtcgagcgtacttggggttgaggcatagctgtcatagcttccgcattataaaagtattggtcgtttatcttgtattctaccttcttgtacgcctaagaaatagattgctctgataactcttgagattattattcttaagtttcagaattgttttgtgatatgggAGATGTTGTAATATAGGGAGTAGGGTGGctctaggagaataaggatggatgatttagaagtgtaaatgtttttctacaggttttgggttgtccatttttaggggaagttctgtcaaatttttggtagaatttcttctaaggtgggccccgcagggcctcttcggatttcagggtgaaatccggggcgggtcctgtcattctCAACCTCTCTTCGAGCTTATGGCTCTCGTCATTGTTGGTGGAGTTCTTCAATTTGAAGAAGGAACGAGGCCAAAGAATTCATTCACTATTGTTCATTGGTAAGCCTCTTTCTTCGTCGATCTTAGGGTTTCGACTTtggtttgttttgggttttagggttttcttggATATTGATTTGGGGGTTTAATTTGCATTGCTAAGGGTTTACAAATGGATTTGGGAATGGTTTGTTCTTCAATTCGATTTGGGTGTTTTATGGGTAAAAATTTTCACTAAAATTTGCTAAAAATTTGATTTGGGGATGGTTTGTTCTTTTGATCAAAGTGATGTCAGCTGAATGAGTAGAGCGTTAGGATTTTAGTTCGTGGGTATTCTAGAGCTGGGTTTAGTAGTGGGGGATTGgatgttttggattttggtgTTGTGCCCAATAGGGTTATATATAATACTTTGGTTTCGAGTTTTTGTAAAGAAGGCAAGACTGATGAGTCTGAGAAATCAGAGGGTATGTTTCTGGATGTCATTACTTTCAATTCTCGGATATTGGCTCTTTGTAGTGCAGGGAAAATTCTTGAAGCCTCTAGAATATTTAGAGATATGCATATGGATCAGGCTTTGGGTAGATAAGGAAATGGAACCCAATATTTACTCATATAACATTGTGATAAATGGGTTTTGCAAAAATGAGATGCTCTATGATGCAAGAATTGTGATGGGTCTAATGGAAAGAAACAATATTTTGCCATATACGGTTTGCTTCTGATTTAGTTATGCATTTGGGGACTACCTCAGTGGTGCTTCAAGACTTGGTTGCTTTCAATTATGTAAAGAACTATATATGTACTTAAACTATCTGATTTTTGCTTCAAAAATTTGTAGGAACAATCAAGGTCTACTAGTTAGGGTTAGGCATAAATGTAATGCTTTATGCCTTTATCATGGTTCCTTTAGGTTTCTACTGTATTGTAAGTTCTGCAACAATGGCAGTTCTTATATGGTAGTGTCATTCTCTGTTTCAGTATTCCACTCTTGGTTTTTAGGACTTTCTTTAATCTTATTTGCTTGTGTTATTGCTCGTCTCTCCTTTATCGCTGGCATGTGGGTTAGTACTTTCTGTATCCTATCATATCTTTGCTTACATGTTTTTTGTGCTTCCAAATGCAGATTGTCCACCTTAGTGTCTTTTGGATGGCTATGTATGTTTCTTGGAGAAGACCTACTATTGCTTTATTTTTTAAGGTAATACCTTCCCATTTTTTACATATGTAGAGAATATAAGGGTTTTTAAGTTTTAGAGCTTGCATGTAATGTTTGGCGTTTTACTTTTGGGGTTGCTGGTTTGTCCTAATATCCATCTACTATGTTTGCCTAAATTGGTTCCGTAATGGAGAGTGGTTCTGAACAAGAAGAGGATTTCACAAGACGTGATTGTACGGTCTGGTTTGAAATGGGTTGGCCagatttctttaattttataattCAAGGTCTGTGCTTTATCCTTCTGTACCTTGCTTTTTGTGTTTGTACTGTGCAAGATATGGTTCAGAACAGtttatgcatgtgtagtgggaCAGTATTCCGGTGCTGAAAACAGAAAGGTTTACCAAGTTGTTGATCCAAGAAGTCATGGAAATGTGCTAACTTCCCAAAGAAAGAACAATTAGCTAGAATTCTGCATAAACAGCTCTGTAGCACAGCTCTGCAACACAGCTCTCTTTGGTATTTGTTTTACCCTACTTACCAATCTTCAAATATCCTGAAATTTTGACATGTTTATGTTCTGTTAGTTAAcaaaggatctggaaagtttcatcttATTCCTAAGCAAGGTGATTTTTCCAAATTTCGTCTGCATTTGGGAAAGTTCATTTTGAATGTATGTTCTGATTATCTGTTGAGATTTGAACTTTTATTTGAATCATTTAACCTCTGGTTCTCATGTATATTGAATTATGCATTTCAAATGGTTGTTTCAAAACTGATTTCATGTCAATTGGACTTCTAATgaatttttggtgaattttctaaGTTGACTATAGTGCtgagatttttttatataaatccTGCAGTTCAGTCGGATTgtgttcatcttttttcttgcTTCCCAAACTCCGAATTGTATGAAATTTTAGTATGTTCTAACTTAACATGTTTAATATGAGTCTACAAAATTTCAAGCTCATGGCTAAACCAATGAAGATTTAATAAATTCCCAAATCTAAGCTGTTCATGCCTTAACATTCCAGTTCGCTTATGTCTCCTTTTTGATGTGTGATGCAGATTGCTTTGACCCTTTCGTGTCGATTTTACTGGGAGAGGAGAACTTGCAGATCTTCATGTCAGTCCATATATATGTATGGCAGTTGTGTAGTACTAAGGAACTTTTCTTGTCCCTATACATAGAACTGGTCACTATATGATCATACTTAAACCTATTTTTTTTGTGCCTTCATCGATCATACGTCTAGTATTAGGGAACTGATGGGATTGATCACTATATGTATTGATATATTTTGGTGGAGACAATGACTAATATGGCTTCATTTTGATGACTAATTTTAGATTAGATATGCCCAAATGGCTTTGGTGATTGTTATTTATG
It encodes:
- the LOC112163974 gene encoding uncharacterized protein LOC112163974 is translated as MTLVTSKRTKAKVGWSPPMSGMLCLNVDRAYVSSLQHGGIGGVLHNEKGEFIVGFAYKVPNISSTYHTEYLAVKSGLELIQALGMSSVALMSDYLEAIKAVTEKDQDFSTLRIIVEEIKDLLSDLHFVGVHHTYRSANHVAHRLAGFGFDSDILFMLCVCFECPTVVIV